One Brevibacterium spongiae DNA segment encodes these proteins:
- a CDS encoding acyclic terpene utilization AtuA family protein, protein MNTSEEFRILAPTGTLGYGFSAEDFRRTVRDFAPDLVAVDAGSTDPGPYYLGAGKSFTSRATIKYEIGLLVDECLPRKIPVVIGNCGGAGGRPHLQWVNEIVMELAAERNWKLRLGVIDSEIDDRDRLKQIVSAGQSEQFESGAELTHDAIDDATRIVAQLGPEPVAEVFAEEPDVVLVGRICDDAIFSALPILKGFDRGLASYAGKVLECGALACEPVEMDVLTAVIGREYVIFEPGAQHRRSTVKSVTGHSLYERENPFEQAGPGGIVDLTEVTITQETERSVRVQGVKFIPQPYTLKLEGACEVGYRSACIAGIADPILIEALPSVLETVRSRTEKRLESAGLSARSISFKRYGVDAVPLNQRADTFPASAPSEVGVVIETIADTAEDSLAICHEVAGSLLHVDYPGQLNTAGNVAFPFSPAEFPVGQCFEFSIYHLIHVDDPNEFSTITVKEIGGDHA, encoded by the coding sequence GTGAACACCTCAGAAGAATTCAGGATTCTTGCACCGACGGGAACCCTTGGATACGGATTCTCTGCCGAAGATTTTCGACGGACAGTACGTGACTTCGCGCCAGACCTCGTCGCCGTCGACGCAGGATCGACCGATCCCGGCCCCTATTACCTCGGTGCTGGAAAATCATTTACATCCCGGGCAACGATCAAATACGAGATCGGACTGCTCGTCGACGAATGTCTGCCCAGGAAGATCCCGGTGGTGATCGGCAACTGCGGTGGCGCGGGTGGACGCCCGCACCTGCAGTGGGTCAACGAGATCGTAATGGAACTGGCTGCTGAGCGAAACTGGAAACTGCGCCTCGGGGTCATCGACTCGGAGATCGACGATCGCGACCGACTAAAGCAGATCGTCAGTGCAGGGCAGTCCGAGCAGTTCGAGAGCGGGGCAGAACTCACTCACGATGCCATCGACGATGCGACGCGGATCGTCGCTCAGCTCGGCCCGGAACCGGTCGCGGAAGTCTTCGCAGAAGAACCCGATGTCGTCCTCGTCGGCCGGATCTGCGATGACGCCATCTTCTCGGCACTGCCCATCCTCAAAGGATTCGACAGGGGGCTGGCCAGCTATGCGGGAAAGGTCCTCGAATGCGGAGCACTTGCCTGTGAACCCGTTGAGATGGACGTGCTCACTGCCGTCATCGGCAGGGAATACGTCATCTTCGAGCCGGGTGCCCAACACCGCCGTTCGACGGTCAAGTCGGTCACGGGGCATTCCCTGTATGAACGGGAGAATCCGTTCGAGCAGGCGGGACCGGGCGGAATCGTCGATCTCACCGAGGTGACCATCACCCAGGAGACCGAACGATCTGTGCGGGTGCAAGGAGTGAAGTTCATCCCGCAGCCGTACACTCTCAAACTCGAAGGAGCCTGCGAAGTCGGGTACCGATCGGCGTGCATCGCCGGAATCGCCGATCCGATCCTCATCGAAGCGCTGCCCTCTGTGCTCGAGACTGTTCGCAGCAGAACTGAGAAGAGGCTTGAGAGCGCCGGGCTGTCGGCGCGGTCGATCTCGTTCAAGCGGTACGGGGTGGACGCGGTGCCGCTCAACCAGCGCGCAGACACGTTCCCGGCATCCGCGCCTTCCGAAGTCGGGGTCGTGATCGAAACGATCGCAGATACCGCAGAGGACTCGCTGGCGATCTGCCACGAAGTGGCGGGCAGCCTGCTGCATGTGGACTATCCGGGCCAACTGAACACGGCGGGAAATGTGGCGTTCCCCTTCTCGCCGGCGGAGTTCCCAGTCGGCCAGTGCTTCGAGTTCTCGATCTACCATCTCATCCACGTCGACGATCCGAACGAGTTCTCGACAATCACCGTAAAAGAAATCGGAGGAGACCATGCCTGA
- a CDS encoding CGNR zinc finger domain-containing protein, with product MPEIVPPAAAPGELEFVRAFVNTRDIDLGTDRLADPAGWSEWAHEQGIDRRAGSGRLGEDGEADHVTEADLRRARELREILRCGLLANHSKAGTPDTVIDALTEAARRTTQVVITDRGAELVTAGTGIDAAIGRVVSAATAALGDGTWARLKACEYDSCQWAFFDHSRSRTGRWCSMELCGNRAKQARWRAKQANQ from the coding sequence ATGCCTGAGATCGTTCCTCCCGCAGCTGCTCCCGGCGAGCTGGAGTTCGTCCGCGCCTTCGTCAACACCCGCGATATCGACCTGGGAACCGATCGCCTCGCCGATCCGGCCGGTTGGTCGGAGTGGGCGCACGAGCAGGGAATCGATCGCCGGGCCGGCAGCGGTCGCCTCGGCGAGGACGGCGAAGCCGACCATGTGACGGAGGCGGATCTGCGCCGAGCGCGCGAACTGCGGGAAATTCTGCGCTGCGGGCTCCTAGCCAATCATTCGAAGGCGGGCACGCCCGACACGGTCATCGACGCACTCACCGAGGCGGCCCGGCGCACGACCCAGGTCGTCATCACCGACCGCGGCGCCGAGCTCGTCACGGCCGGCACCGGTATCGATGCAGCGATCGGTCGGGTGGTGAGCGCGGCGACCGCGGCACTCGGGGACGGGACATGGGCCAGGCTGAAGGCGTGCGAATACGACAGCTGCCAGTGGGCGTTCTTTGATCACTCACGCTCTCGCACGGGACGCTGGTGCTCGATGGAGCTGTGCGGCAATCGGGCGAAGCAGGCCCGGTGGCGGGCCAAACAAGCGAATCAGTGA
- a CDS encoding GntR family transcriptional regulator, producing MADATERLGEVSLELPKLTVHSLRDRTEEIIRDRLVAGALVPGPTYTIRSLADELDVSPTPVREAVQRLSGEGALEIVRNRGFRVVEMDTEALEENLFMRRLLEVEALVEVSSRIDPDRREVYERLIDEMEQAGQAEDYQRYLAASRTFHLGLVAELAMPKLTEMIGRLRDSARIGRVTRETNMVSGNREHHALVDAVFRGDGDEVRRLMIAHLDHHRHEWSDRPDGGESREGTAPLWRPRPH from the coding sequence ATGGCCGATGCTACCGAGCGCCTCGGTGAGGTGTCGTTGGAACTTCCCAAGCTGACCGTGCACAGCCTGCGCGATCGGACTGAAGAGATCATTCGCGATCGTCTAGTCGCCGGAGCCTTGGTACCAGGGCCGACCTATACGATTCGCAGTCTCGCAGACGAACTAGATGTGTCTCCGACCCCGGTTCGCGAAGCCGTTCAGCGATTGTCCGGTGAGGGCGCACTCGAGATTGTGAGGAATCGCGGTTTCCGGGTGGTGGAGATGGACACGGAGGCTCTGGAAGAGAACCTCTTTATGCGGCGCCTGCTGGAGGTTGAGGCGCTGGTGGAAGTATCGTCTCGAATCGACCCGGACCGACGCGAAGTATACGAGCGCCTCATCGACGAAATGGAGCAGGCGGGCCAAGCCGAGGACTATCAGCGATACCTAGCGGCGTCCCGAACATTCCATTTAGGGCTCGTCGCAGAGCTTGCGATGCCGAAGCTGACAGAGATGATCGGGCGACTTCGTGACAGCGCTCGAATTGGACGCGTCACCCGTGAGACGAACATGGTCTCGGGAAATCGTGAACATCATGCTCTTGTCGATGCCGTCTTCCGAGGCGACGGCGACGAAGTTCGCAGGCTGATGATCGCGCATCTCGACCACCACCGGCACGAGTGGTCCGACCGTCCGGACGGCGGGGAAAGCAGAGAGGGCACCGCCCCTCTCTGGCGCCCTCGCCCTCACTGA
- a CDS encoding DUF4387 domain-containing protein, with translation MPEQRLRDVAEVVRSKNAGPHRLTLDIIFKEVEVLDKVLEGGSLTPEKVTEAYGLQPSALSSWFIFRPGRALKFTFIRPIDQGGPGETDIYGAQQHAPLMDLEVQL, from the coding sequence ATGCCTGAGCAACGGCTGAGAGACGTCGCCGAGGTGGTCCGGAGCAAAAACGCAGGTCCACACCGCTTGACTCTCGATATCATCTTTAAAGAGGTCGAGGTCTTGGACAAGGTCTTAGAAGGAGGTTCTCTGACACCTGAGAAGGTCACAGAAGCGTATGGGCTTCAACCCTCTGCTCTGTCCTCGTGGTTCATCTTCCGTCCGGGACGAGCTCTGAAGTTCACTTTCATCAGACCGATTGATCAAGGAGGACCGGGGGAGACGGATATCTATGGTGCACAGCAGCACGCGCCATTGATGGATCTTGAAGTACAGCTTTAG